Proteins from one Emys orbicularis isolate rEmyOrb1 chromosome 2, rEmyOrb1.hap1, whole genome shotgun sequence genomic window:
- the RPL30 gene encoding large ribosomal subunit protein eL30 has product MVAAKKTKKSLESINSRLQLVMKSGKYVLGYKQTLKMIRQGKAKLVILANNCPALRKSEIEYYAMLAKTGVHHYSGNNIELGTACGKYYRVCTLAIIDPGDSDIIRSMPEQTSEK; this is encoded by the exons ATGGTGGCCGCGAAGAAAACG AAAAAGTCGCTAGAGTCCATAAACTCAAGGCTTCAACTGGTTATGAAAAGTGGTAAATATGTGCTAGGGTACAAACAGACTCTGAAAATGATTCGGCAGGGCAAAGCCAAGTTGGTCATCCTAGCCAACAACTGTCCTGCTTTGAG AAAATCAGAGATTGAGTACTATGCTATGTTGGCAAAGACTGGTGTGCATCACTACAGCGGCAACAATATTGAATTGGGTACAGCATGTGGAAAATACTACAGAGTGTGCACACTGGCTATCATTGATCCAG GTGATTCTGACATAATTAGAAGCATGCCAGAGCAGACCAGTGAGAAGTAA